In Zunongwangia profunda SM-A87, the following proteins share a genomic window:
- a CDS encoding tyrosine-type recombinase/integrase, translated as MSIPKFKDYLLLEKNYSLHTLKAYEADLLSFHEFLLAEFECSDLKNVDYAQIRNWIVSLSESGVSNRSINRKISSLKSYYYFLQKVGELSISPLQKHRPLKMAKKLQVPFSKVEVATVINDIDTDSFEGIRDKAIIELFYSAGLRRIELINLGINDLDLARLNIKVLGKRNKERYLPLLKSVAKTIELYIEQRSHIVPDTAKTSRLFISSKGDKMSESLVYRIINTYFSKVSAKVKKSPHILRHSFATHLLNEGANLNAVKELLGHSSLAATQIYTHNSIAELKNIHSKAHPRNNKD; from the coding sequence ATGTCTATTCCGAAATTTAAAGATTATCTTCTTTTAGAGAAGAATTATTCCCTCCATACTCTTAAGGCTTATGAAGCCGATCTTCTCTCATTTCATGAATTTTTATTGGCTGAATTTGAATGTTCGGATTTAAAGAATGTGGATTATGCCCAAATCCGGAACTGGATTGTTTCTCTATCAGAATCAGGTGTATCTAATAGAAGTATAAATCGTAAGATCTCTTCGCTAAAATCCTATTATTATTTTCTGCAAAAAGTAGGGGAGCTGTCTATTTCACCTTTACAAAAACATCGGCCGCTTAAAATGGCAAAAAAGCTGCAGGTGCCATTTTCTAAAGTAGAAGTGGCCACTGTAATTAATGATATTGACACGGATAGCTTTGAAGGGATACGCGATAAAGCGATTATAGAGTTGTTTTATTCGGCAGGTTTAAGGCGAATTGAATTGATAAACCTGGGAATTAATGATCTGGATCTTGCCAGACTTAATATTAAAGTGCTTGGGAAAAGAAATAAAGAAAGATATCTGCCGTTATTAAAGAGTGTAGCGAAGACGATTGAATTGTATATAGAGCAACGAAGCCATATTGTGCCTGATACTGCAAAAACTTCCCGTTTATTTATCTCTTCTAAAGGAGACAAAATGAGCGAAAGTCTTGTTTATAGAATAATAAATACTTATTTTAGTAAGGTGTCGGCTAAAGTAAAGAAAAGTCCTCATATACTTAGACATTCCTTTGCCACGCACTTATTGAATGAAGGAGCAAACTTAAATGCGGTAAAAGAACTCTTAGGTCATTCTAGCCTGGCGGCTACTCAGATCTATACGCATAATAGTATTGCAGAGCTCAAAAATATTCATTCGAAAGCTCATCCTCGTAACAATAAGGACTAG